A portion of the Paenibacillus hamazuiensis genome contains these proteins:
- a CDS encoding helix-turn-helix domain-containing protein, with amino-acid sequence MFLERIWPKRRSIVLKWLFSYIVVLLLPIVINVVVYYESSKTLESEIHQANSSLLKQVKEDMDNQFRNMERLNFELTWNLKVQDMLYSNKYDSYPNELPYDQYQVTQDMKVYKSAYPSIDDFYMYIGSQDAVLLPGTRRDSDLAYKLLVDYKALTFEQWKGLMRQRELRGFMPIVRLDEEGKPRKAIAYVSSYPGRTSDQTVATNVILVDRSRLIKSMENVQLFTSGLVMVMNKNNEVLLANTDAPLPAALPLDKFKDASGLFYYEEGSKKFEVFYIQSAASEMKYVSIIPSQLYWEKAEHVRTFTYMSILISILGGSVLMYIFVWRNYEPIRRLVKSFAGKISFPYAKDENELNFLQQAMDVTLHEMDKLYDRMKQQNSQLRSNFIVKLLKGRLDSQLPVDEALTAYNMRFQSEEFAVLLFYAEDSQPFYERIPNMDIGEKRKLMQFVITNVVEELASQKHRGFVAEMDDTMACLINIGIAAEGGTEELMRIAREAQQFLANTYHIRLTVSVSAVHSGLNGIPQAYMEALDAMEYKLVIGSKEVLSYEEIQKDAGSDAEKAYYYPLQVEQQLINYVKIGDVEKAKRTLEDVFAANFSKPVVPVQLAKCLMFDLVGTMIKTINEIGDIHDTFFIENPKRIERLMACETVRDMQQQLGELLIKVCEYTSAKRQKHIQQSRQRALSELVQEVSAFIEEHYNDVNLNISMIGDHFDMKATYLSKLFKDHTGEGLLDYINKARIRKAKQMIADHKKSVTDVAGLVGYNDVNAFIRTFKKYEGITPGKYKESLDA; translated from the coding sequence CCGAAGCGTCGGAGTATCGTGCTCAAATGGCTTTTCTCTTATATCGTCGTCCTGCTGCTGCCGATCGTCATCAACGTTGTCGTGTACTACGAGTCGAGCAAAACGCTCGAGAGCGAAATCCATCAAGCCAACAGCTCCTTGCTGAAGCAGGTGAAGGAGGACATGGATAATCAATTCCGCAACATGGAGCGGCTGAATTTCGAGCTGACCTGGAATTTGAAAGTACAGGACATGCTCTATTCCAATAAATATGATTCCTATCCCAACGAACTGCCTTACGACCAATACCAGGTAACGCAGGATATGAAGGTTTACAAATCCGCGTATCCTTCGATCGACGATTTTTATATGTACATCGGTTCCCAAGACGCTGTGCTGCTGCCGGGTACTCGAAGAGACAGCGATTTGGCTTATAAGCTGCTCGTTGATTATAAAGCGCTTACATTTGAACAGTGGAAAGGGCTGATGAGACAGCGCGAGCTTCGCGGATTTATGCCCATCGTTCGCCTCGATGAGGAAGGGAAGCCGAGGAAGGCGATTGCTTACGTGAGCAGCTACCCGGGCCGCACGTCCGACCAGACCGTCGCAACCAACGTGATCCTGGTGGACCGGTCGCGCCTGATCAAATCGATGGAAAACGTCCAGCTGTTTACAAGCGGCCTGGTCATGGTCATGAACAAAAACAACGAAGTGCTGCTGGCCAATACCGACGCTCCGTTGCCGGCCGCGCTGCCTTTGGATAAATTCAAAGACGCATCCGGTTTGTTTTATTACGAAGAGGGCAGCAAAAAATTCGAAGTATTTTATATTCAATCCGCCGCTTCCGAGATGAAATACGTTTCGATCATCCCGAGCCAGCTGTACTGGGAAAAGGCGGAGCATGTGCGCACGTTCACCTACATGAGCATACTTATCAGCATTTTGGGCGGCAGCGTTTTGATGTACATTTTCGTGTGGAGGAACTATGAGCCGATCCGGCGGCTGGTCAAATCGTTCGCAGGTAAAATCAGCTTCCCGTATGCGAAAGATGAGAACGAGCTGAACTTCCTGCAGCAGGCGATGGACGTCACTCTTCATGAAATGGATAAGCTGTACGACCGCATGAAGCAGCAGAACAGCCAGCTGCGCTCCAATTTTATCGTGAAGCTGCTTAAAGGTCGTCTTGACAGCCAGTTGCCCGTGGACGAAGCTTTGACCGCCTACAACATGCGGTTTCAGTCGGAGGAGTTTGCCGTGCTGCTGTTTTATGCGGAAGACAGCCAGCCGTTTTACGAAAGAATTCCCAATATGGATATAGGGGAAAAAAGGAAGCTGATGCAGTTTGTCATTACGAATGTGGTTGAAGAGCTCGCATCGCAGAAGCATCGCGGCTTCGTAGCCGAGATGGACGATACGATGGCATGTTTGATCAATATTGGCATCGCGGCGGAAGGCGGTACGGAGGAACTGATGAGAATCGCCCGCGAGGCTCAGCAGTTTTTGGCGAACACGTATCACATCCGGCTCACGGTATCCGTCAGTGCCGTTCACTCCGGCTTGAACGGTATTCCCCAAGCGTATATGGAGGCGCTGGACGCGATGGAATACAAGCTGGTTATCGGCAGCAAGGAAGTGCTCTCTTACGAGGAGATCCAGAAGGATGCGGGGAGCGACGCGGAAAAGGCGTATTATTATCCGCTGCAGGTGGAGCAGCAGTTGATCAATTACGTCAAGATCGGCGATGTGGAGAAGGCGAAGCGGACGCTGGAGGATGTGTTCGCGGCGAACTTCTCCAAGCCGGTGGTCCCGGTCCAGCTCGCGAAATGCCTGATGTTCGACCTGGTCGGCACGATGATCAAGACGATTAACGAAATCGGCGACATACACGATACCTTTTTCATCGAAAATCCGAAGAGAATCGAACGTTTGATGGCTTGCGAAACGGTCCGGGACATGCAGCAGCAGCTCGGCGAGCTTTTGATCAAAGTATGCGAATACACATCAGCCAAACGGCAAAAGCATATCCAGCAATCCCGGCAGCGGGCGCTAAGCGAGCTCGTGCAGGAGGTCAGCGCTTTTATCGAGGAACACTACAACGATGTGAATTTGAACATTTCGATGATCGGCGACCATTTTGACATGAAGGCGACGTATTTGTCCAAGCTGTTTAAAGACCATACGGGCGAAGGACTGCTCGATTACATCAACAAGGCGCGCATCCGCAAGGCCAAGCAGATGATCGCCGAC